CTGAAGTTTATATTAATGGATTAGTAGAAGAGGGTGTGATTGTACCAAGTGAATATCCTGATGGATACAATCCTAACCTAGAAATCACTAGATTAGAAATGAGCAAAATGATTGCAAGAGGGTTAGCGAAGGAAAGTTTACAATGGAAAGAAGTATTAACTGGACTTGAACAACTGGACTTTATTAACCTACCTTTTACTGACCAAAGAGAGTTAAATAAAGCTGATCAACCATACGTAGCATTAGCGAATGGTTCTGGTATAGTGAGTGGTCGTTCGGATGGAACTTTTGACGCTGATGGTCTAGCAACAAGAGCTCAAGCATCAGTCATGCTAACTCGTTATCTAGGTGCTAAAGATAAATCACCAAATTTAGATAATTTGTTAGAAACTTTTAAAGGAGAAAAATCAATCCATGATCATTCTAAAGAAGAGTTAGAGTCTTGGATTGATAAAGAAGCAGACTTGGAGAGATTGAGTGATTATCCTGTTGATAATGATGTTTTTGATTCTTTAGCTGAAGTCAATCATTGGGAACGATATCCTAATAAGTACCAAGATGAAACAGAATATATTTTATCGGAGTGGTAAAACTTACAATGGGATAAGTTATTCAAGGGATGAATTACCTCAATTATTTAACGCGTTTGTTCAGGAAACCCAAAATAACAAAGTGATCTCAGAGAATATCTTTGTTACTGATATCTCAATGTTCTATAGTGTGAATGAGGGACGTCAGAATGATAAAAGAGTCAGAGGTACACAGTACATTAGATATACTTCAGGAACGAATCTACCAACTGAGATAGAGTTAAATAAGTGGTATGTTAGAGACCTAGATATTCAGGTACATTTCCCAAGAAAAACAGGTACAGTTTCTTGGGATACTCCTGATTGGGTATTTGAGGAA
This portion of the Bacillus sp. SM2101 genome encodes:
- a CDS encoding S-layer homology domain-containing protein, producing EVYINGLVEEGVIVPSEYPDGYNPNLEITRLEMSKMIARGLAKESLQWKEVLTGLEQLDFINLPFTDQRELNKADQPYVALANGSGIVSGRSDGTFDADGLATRAQASVMLTRYLGAKDKSPNLDNLLETFKGEKSIHDHSKEELESWIDKEADLERLSDYPVDNDVFDSLAEVNHWERYPNKYQDETEYILSEW